The Meleagris gallopavo isolate NT-WF06-2002-E0010 breed Aviagen turkey brand Nicholas breeding stock unplaced genomic scaffold, Turkey_5.1 ChrUn_random_7183001874166, whole genome shotgun sequence genomic interval AAGGATACAGGGACTATTAGAGATGTGGCCATGAATAGCAAAAGGTTCGACTCCCACATCTTCATCTTGGCAACTGAGGGTTTCAACACTGGCAAGCACTATTGGGAAGTGgatgtgggaaagaaaaataactgggAACTGGGAGTAGCTTCTGAAGCTGTGACTAGGAAAGGGACAGTGATTCTCTGCCCCAGAAATGGCTTTTGGGTCATGGCACTGTCTGATGGGATAGAATATTGGGCCTGCACTGACCCTTGGACGCGTTTGAATGTAAGGTCGAAACCACAAAAGATTGGGATACTACTGGACATCTCAGCTGGACAACTATCATTCTATGATCCCCAAGGTCAAATGACTCTCTATACTTTCAACATTGCTGAGAGTGATAAGAAAGGGAagttctttccctttttttccttgggtAGCAGCGCTGGAAAGAAAGACCCTGAGCCAATAACGTTGTGTTCTTATGGTGAGTAGTCAGTGAAATCTGCTGTAGGCACTAACACATGTATCTTCATGGAGAAAACTATCTTGCTGCCTTGCCTCATTCTCCTTGTATCCTCATGCCACTGCTGATTTGCACAGACCTTGGAACAGATTATGTGTCCCTTCATTTGCCTACAGAGTGCCTCCATCACTTTAGGTCTTGTCAAGGTGAATCTTTATTGGGACTCTTGGGCTCATCACTACACATTGGAACTGCATCGTCATGTAGGTATTAACCTGTCAAACAATGATctccatttttgcttttaatgtgaagaataaaatcagtattttcccAGACTGATTTACTGGTGTTTGTTCTTTCCATAGCTTTCTTTCTACACAGCCTCACAGCAGGCCTTTTCTAAAGACTCCTTGGGTTATGTCCTAGAGTGGGGTGCGTCATGCGCAAAAACATGATTTGAAAGCTTTCCTAGAAAAAGTAATATTCTTCATGTGATTTCATCACTGTATCTCCAGTAAGGATAACGTGGTGGATTCCTGGAGAGGATGTTCTTTTAGCAcaagaacaaagggaaattCCTTAGTATAATATTTTGGGAAAGGGTTCTGTAGATCTCTCTATTCTTGTATCACCACTCTTCCTACGACCTAGCCTTGTATGTTCCTAAGTGAAACATCTAGCTTTCAAAGGAATGCATGTCAGCCACTGTCCTTGCATGCAGATCACATCTTTTCCATGAATGCTTCGTTACCTCTAGATCTTGAAAAGCTGCGTGGTCAGAGGCAAAGGCCATCTTTGTCCTCACATGGGCCAAGTTTTGGTGTTGGTCTGGGCTCACCTTGTATGGAATTCCTTCTTCATGCATTTCTTTCCCTTGTCTGCTGATGACTATCTACTCATTAGTTCTGTTCTCCAAACGTTTTCCCCTGTACTTGTTGTTCAACTTCAAGCAGAAGACACCTGATTTGTTGCACACGGGGGGCAATTCTGCTATGCATCATTTTGGTTTTCCAAGGGTTTAGTGCTTGCTCTCTGCAGTGGTAGCTGAAAGCTCAGTGCTATGGCAGCAATGGGGTCTGTGGGATCCATTTCCCCATCAGTGACCAAACCTTCCAAACCTATTACCTGATCTTCTATGATTCTGGGTAATGCAGAGCTCCTGGTGTGAGTGCAACATATGTGGCTGTGTGTTAAACATTTGTGGTAGTGG includes:
- the LOC104916166 gene encoding E3 ubiquitin-protein ligase TRIM39-like isoform X1: MWQVNSLEMSCCFFCVMLLLQITPAETLDVSKSIEDNHNLLIGVTALVSILLLIVIIIVFYYCCCSVNHSKDPERDSEKGLLIPENSEGKTPAEEVSPSEETIISASEKVDKTESVRRRIEYLEKLVFWEKNSVTLDADTAHPRLEVFNEGKSVKDTGTIRDVAMNSKRFDSHIFILATEGFNTGKHYWEVDVGKKNNWELGVASEAVTRKGTVILCPRNGFWVMALSDGIEYWACTDPWTRLNVRSKPQKIGILLDISAGQLSFYDPQGQMTLYTFNIAESDKKGKFFPFFSLGSSAGKKDPEPITLCSYGE